Below is a genomic region from Drosophila albomicans strain 15112-1751.03 chromosome 2R, ASM965048v2, whole genome shotgun sequence.
TCGCATGGTCCCCAGCCCTTTTCGTTGAACTGCACGGTCGGTTTCTCGAACGTCGGAAACTGCGCCGCGGTATTAATAGTTTCGCTCATCTCACACTTGTAAGTAGTTGTACTtgatttaattgataattgcAACAAGAAATGCCACTAttcaatgtatttttattatgccagctttgaaaaaaaaattgtgtgaTGAACTTGCGAATACGTCGTGCAAAGGAGAGAGGTGGCGCGATAACTCTTAGAGATGTCCGATTTTGTGCAAGCATCACTGATAACTATTTTGAATAGTGTTGCCACCTTACGCTATATTTTGGcgcaattttaaatgttaatgtaaTAGCCTCTTTCCACCTCACTCAGTTTTTCTACGTTTTTTAAAGTCCCGTTTCGGGGTTTCCATCTGCACGAACCGAAAAATATGGGCAACGGTAAATTTCTCAATATGGCCGCTCTGAAATATCAGctgttcaaatgtaaacacgaGTTGGCGAACAATTCAAAAAACAGCACGCgcatttgaaaatggaaaattttattaaattgcagaaTTTTTATGAGGATTTTAACGAAGTGGAGTTAAAATTAGCGAAGTATAGAGTATAGGCCATTGCTGGcagcaatgtaatatttacataaacacatttactttttagcaaTGGCATGGGTGTTTTTAGGAGCGCGATGTTCCTGGAAACAACGAATCATTTTTTGAAgataattttcgaattaataGGGAGGAGTTTGGCATCCTTGTGGAGCGCCTTTGTGGATTGGCCAAAAAAGGCACTACATTTCTCCTCCCATAACTCGAACAACATAGCCTTGTGGATGCCACTCCACGATATTGACGGCTTTCGAGTTTTTTGGctcatctaaaatataaaaaattttctttaaaaagcaaaataaaatttttatttttctattttcataccttggcgcactttaatgtcagctgttttgttagTGGTGAGCTCTTTTTCGTTGTCATATCGATCAAAATATCGCATAATTACCCAAAAAGTGCGTTCGCTATTTCTACGTAGCTCGCGAACGTAGAAAAACcgactttttttcttatgggttTTTACATGGGGCGAACGTAACATTCGGCCTGAACgtgaaaaaaccaaagaaaaccaaagaaaaccgTGCGGTGGAAAGAGGCtataatgtaaattaattccaatttatgttttattaagGCCGTATAAGAATTTTTGAGGAATggtttttaaattgcattattacaattatatgTAATGGAAACAAATGCGACAACCGTATTTAAAGTAtcgaaaatataaacaaagaaTTACTAACGATATAAATATCGATGTGCAGAATCTTTTTATAGGAAACCAGGGCTACTTTTCAATCAGCTGTTAGCGGTAAAAGGGAGAAgcataattgcaaatataaacaacaaagcattaaattaatttatctgCAGAGCTTGGTTTAAATTACTTGATAATGATAGAAATTTGTGATGACTATGACCACAAGGACTTTGtggaatatattttagaaaatgtCCTTATGCCTGACGACGGCAGCGAGGAGTTCAAGCGCTTGAAAGACGATTACAATTCTCAAATAACATCGACTTGCACTTGTgtcattaaaaattgcaataacaacattGATTGCTGCCATGGAGGATATTTTAAGTACCATCCAGTAAATAAGGAATTAGTTTTAGTCAACAACGAAGATAAAAGTTTACCTTCCGTAACAGAATGCAACGATTTTTGTAAATGTGATTTGCAACATTGCAATAATCGACTTGTGCAGTTTGGACCACGAAAGAAATTGGAAATATTTCATTCACCTCAATATAAATCAATGGGAGTCCGCACCTTGATTGATATTCCATGCGGTGCTTTCATTTGCGAATATGCTGGTGAATTATTAACTCTAGCAGAGGCTAAACGCCGTCTTGACTTTGTTGATAACTGTGATAAgatgaattttatattatgtCTGCATGAGTTCACAAAATCAAAAGATAACACAGATTATCAGGCATCTCAGGTGACTATCGTGGACCCCACTTGTCGGGGAAATATTGGTCGATATCTTAACCACAGCTGCCTGCCAAATTGTGAAATCTTCGCTGTGCGAATCAATTGCCCAATACCTAAAATAGGTAAGTAgctaattgaaaaaaaaaacaagattttaaataattttcccCTTGCGTTGCAGGCATATTTgccaaaagaaatatttatgcgaACGAAGAGCTATGTTTCCACTATGGAGGAGAAATCCTTAGTCCTGATTTAACTAATGGGAAACCCTGTCTCTGCTCTGCACCGAATTGTGTCGGTGTTTTACCAAATACTAGAATTTAAATGTAAGTGTTTCATagacaaaatgcaaaatattacataattattttattatcacgTTTTACAAGGGTGGCAATTTGGTTAATATCCATTTCTCGATGTCAAGAAGTGACTTTCTTCTAAGCACATGCAATGTATCCTCTAAGGGAGTAAAAGTGCCTGATACGCCCAATTTGGCTAAAGATTCTGACGTCTCTCTTCCCCATTCAGGCGGAACTAAAGTGTCATTCTGGCCATGAAACATTCGCAGCTCAGGCAGTGTTTCCTTAGTAAATTTACGATTTCTCAACGATTCAAAGACAACAGAATTACGATACAGAAATGAGGAATGCGTAAAAACACCTGCCAGACCCTCAGTCAAGTGGTAACCGGTATGCAAAGCCAACGCTCCTCCCATTGAGAAACCACCAACAATTATACGATTCAAGGGTATGCCATGGGTCACTTCATATTGGATAAGTTGCTGCGCAACCGCGTATCCCTTCGTCATGTTCTGTTTACCTATGGGATCCGCTATATCGACTGCATTGCGATCAAACCACACTTTCGATAGTTGTCCCTTCAATGGGGTATATTCTTGTAATGGAGCCGTTGGATAAACAACATTGATGTGcgcaaaattaaaatcacgTCCAAGCAAATAACGCACTCTGTCTATTAAAATTTGACCTGTTTCTCCAGAACCATGGAAAAATATGAGAGAAGCACTGTGTTTACGTATTGCAGACGATGCCATTTCTTCAGCTTAAACAATTATGCAAGGTAACTttcagcaaaacaaacaaaacaaagtgtTACCAGATGAACAAAGCCcttatttcataaaaatatggaaaaatacTACTTTATCATGCTGAAAATTATGAGGAATCCCCTTTATCTAAATGAACTGCGAAGTGAAAGTAATTTCTccttcaaatacaaataaaaacgaaacaaatcCTAAATGAAGAAATAGAATAAAGATTTGATAGTTTCGATTTTTGAAACAcgaaattaaagtttattttgctGATCGTTTAGCGTTGGTGGGAGTTTTTTCAGAATCCATTCCTCCAAACTAAGAACTGATTTATTCTTCAATTCATGCAGCGTGTTCTTCAATGGAGTGAATGTACCAGAGACGcccaatttatttaatgattcCCACGTCTCCTGTCCCCAATCCAAGGGAACGAGAGTGTCACGCTCACCATGAAACATAAACAGATCCGGTAGCTTATCGTTTACTCGATTGGCCAGTGATTCATAGACCACCGATTGTCGATTGAGGAATGATGAATGGGCAAAGACGCCGGCTAAATCAGTATTCAAGTGGTAGCCAGTGTGAAGAGCTAAGGCTCCGCCCATTGAGAAGCCGCCAACAATTATCCGATTCAACGGAATGCCATAGTCCACTTCATTTTGGATTAGTTTCTGCACAATATTATAGCTCTCTGCCATACTCTTTCGACTTTCTTGGGCAGCTATGTTTACAGATCGTCGATCAAACCAAACGGTTGACAACTGTCCATTTAGAGGAGTGTACTTTTGTAGCGGAGCTGTTGggtaaataatttttatgtgcGCAAAGTCCAAATCGCGACCTAGTAAAAAGCGAACCCACTCCTGCAGATTCGGGCCTGTATCGCCGGATCCATGAAAGAATATCACAGACGCACTATATTTTCTAACCGTTGACGTTGCCATTAGGAAGAATATcacaattatatttacaagAAATGCAAGAAATGTTATGCAAATTGATGATGATAATCGCAACAATGGAGCATGCGGTATGTGTGACCAAACTTATTTCATTCGAAACGTATACAAATTGCCAAACATTTCACTTAACTTTAAGCTGTAGTTATGATTTAATAAGTGTTTATAATGATATTATAAACCCAAAACGTCattgattttattcttaaaactttcagaaataaaaatttaaaattttcttttttaagtaCTAGAATTCCAAAATACTGACATTGGTTTTACCGAGTGTGGCAACGCCGCAGCACGTTAGTTTAGTTAAGAGTTGTGCACGGTGGCTGTAGTGAGTGCTAAAAAGAATAACACAGAGATTGTAGTTTTTTAACTAGTGAATGGTAATTTTCTAATACTATAATACGAAAAAAGTGCTGTAATTAATCTAGAGTGCAGAAAATTGAAAGTGATTGCAAAACTCAATGAACCAGCAAAATATGTAAACTAAAAAGATctcacaaaaaaaggaaaacgacGCATTGCCCAATTTATCAGCTGTTTGatacacacactgacacaggcacacacattGAGAATTTCACTTTTGTGTATACACGTGATAGTATTTTGGTCTACTTGatccaaatatttatttacacatatatgtaagtgCATAAGGTACAAAAGTTCACAAAGGCCagtgtatttgtatatgttgAGTTATAATTAAAACTCGTCGCAACTCTCATCAATTAAACACTGCAAAATCAACAAGTTGTTGATAAAACACGTATACAATCGATTGTACGTGCAAACATATCTCTCGATTTgtgtctatgtatgtgtgtatgtattcaAACATAGTTCGAGCTGTCACACATGTATCTTCgatttaacaaaaacaaaactactctctctccctctttatCTCTCTCAGTCGACCCGCGGATTACGTTTCGTGTCTTTCGCACTCGTATGAATGTTCATTGTATGTAAGCATGCACATATACAGTGGCGAGCAAAATTGAGTGCATGTTCAGAACTCAGACTTTCGTCACCCACAAAATCATAACCACACAAGATAatccaaaaattttttttgttttattttgattatttaattcttaataaattttaagcaaaaacaatcatGAAAGAGATAAATTCGAGGAGATTTAcagtaaaaacgaaaaaaacccGCATAAACTCAATTTTGCACGTTTCTagaagttttaattattaatataatattaatattttgtccAAAGACCTTTGTTTGTGATAACTTCCTGTACACGGTCAGGCATGCTCTctaccaaattttcaataatatctTTGGGAATACGTCTCCATTCAGCTTCAACACGCTCCCAGAGGTTGCCCATATTTGATGGAGCTGCTTCGTATTGCCCGAGCCGTCTTTTCACGATTGACCAAAGATTTTCAATCGGATTGAGGTCGGGACTTTGTGCTGGCCAttccattaatttaaaagGTTGCTTTTCAATCCATCCCTTAACAATTTTGGCCGTGTGCTTCGGATCCCCATCttgttgaaaaacaatttcctTTTCGGGATAAGCACATTTCTCAATAAAATTGGGAAGATTGGTCTGTAAGACTTGTAGGTAGTCCTCCTTCCGCATAATACCTTCTATTAACTGTAGAGGGCCAACATGCCACCACGTGAAGCATCCCCAAACCATAATACTTCCACCACCATGTTTTACAGTTTGTTTTACATGGTGTCTTTGGATACGATCTCCGGGTCTACGCAATATTGCTTTCCGTCGGACTGAAAACGGTTAAATTTGGACTCGTCAGACCAGATAACACGTTTCCAATCATCCACAGTCCAATTTTTGTGTGCCCTTGCAAATTTCAATCGcgctttaacatttttaacgGATAATGcaggtttgttttttttcacaCTTGCAATATACCCAATGTCTCGCAGCGCTCTTCTAGCTGTCCATTCGCTAACACTCTTGTTGATAGCCAAGGAAGCCCCCTTTGGTGTTAGAAGCTTGTTCTTCCTCATTTCCGACATCATCAGTCGAGCATCTGACTCcttcaataattttttgcGACCTGCGACTTGCGCTTTGGGAGTCACATTCCGCCTCTTTTGAACAGCGATTACCGCCGATTGGCTTATACCGAGCCTCTTCGAAATTACACGCGATGTACAACCATTCTCGGTCAGGCTAACTACATTATTTTCGATATCTTCAGataat
It encodes:
- the LOC117575677 gene encoding probable histone-lysine N-methyltransferase set-23, whose protein sequence is MIEICDDYDHKDFVEYILENVLMPDDGSEEFKRLKDDYNSQITSTCTCVIKNCNNNIDCCHGGYFKYHPVNKELVLVNNEDKSLPSVTECNDFCKCDLQHCNNRLVQFGPRKKLEIFHSPQYKSMGVRTLIDIPCGAFICEYAGELLTLAEAKRRLDFVDNCDKMNFILCLHEFTKSKDNTDYQASQVTIVDPTCRGNIGRYLNHSCLPNCEIFAVRINCPIPKIGIFAKRNIYANEELCFHYGGEILSPDLTNGKPCLCSAPNCVGVLPNTRI
- the LOC117575679 gene encoding lysophospholipase-like protein 1 yields the protein MASSAIRKHSASLIFFHGSGETGQILIDRVRYLLGRDFNFAHINVVYPTAPLQEYTPLKGQLSKVWFDRNAVDIADPIGKQNMTKGYAVAQQLIQYEVTHGIPLNRIIVGGFSMGGALALHTGYHLTEGLAGVFTHSSFLYRNSVVFESLRNRKFTKETLPELRMFHGQNDTLVPPEWGRETSESLAKLGVSGTFTPLEDTLHVLRRKSLLDIEKWILTKLPPL
- the LOC117575678 gene encoding lysophospholipase-like protein 1; the encoded protein is MATSTVRKYSASVIFFHGSGDTGPNLQEWVRFLLGRDLDFAHIKIIYPTAPLQKYTPLNGQLSTVWFDRRSVNIAAQESRKSMAESYNIVQKLIQNEVDYGIPLNRIIVGGFSMGGALALHTGYHLNTDLAGVFAHSSFLNRQSVVYESLANRVNDKLPDLFMFHGERDTLVPLDWGQETWESLNKLGVSGTFTPLKNTLHELKNKSVLSLEEWILKKLPPTLNDQQNKL